The DNA window CCCTCCAAGAACACtgatgaggattaaatgaaggcATTTCCTGGGCAAGGAGGGATTATAGTATCATGGTTTGAGAGCTGGGGGAGATTTTAGAGGCCATTGTGTCAAAGCAAagacgttaaatgacttgcccatagtaagtgtatgaggtaaaAGCTCTTAGCCTCTATTTGGGGGAGATCTTAAAGTACTTACATTGCCttcatttcattttcccttttcatctgTGTTTGGAGGCCTTCTGGGAGGCAACTCTGTGGAAATTGTTGAAATCCAGGAACCCCAATTCCAGGCTTGTGTGACCGAGCCACAGGGAGCAAGAAGCAgtaaaagaataaggaaaaagttGCTGAGTGTGCTCTATCCAGCATTCAGTCCTTTGCCCCTCCCTCATCCAGCCACAGAACTGCAGGAAGCTTGGGGTCACCAGTTCTATTCGATCAATAAACTTGAATTGAGCACCTTACACTATGCAGAGCCCTTTTGAAAGTAATGAGAGGGATATGATAGGATACCTGCATCCAAGGATGTCCTCGGCCTCGTTCCCTAAGGAACCTTTAGAAAGGGGTTGGGAGAGAACACAGGCCAAAGGGAGCCAGAAAAGATGCTAAATGTCCCCAGACTGGGGGGTGATCGAGAAGACCGAGGTGTGATGAAGTGACTGTCTCTAAGTCTGAGGGAAAGTTGTGCCCAAAGCAGGAGAGAAAAACTGGTCCAAGGGCAGCAGGAGAGAATTTACCTAGACTTCCATAAGAGAGAGAATCCAGAGGGGGAAAGGGTCTTTAAGGATGAGCCACTTTTGACGGTTTTAAGGAGCCCAACAGCAGGACCACCCTTACCTCCCATGGCTCAGCCTTCCCTTTGGAGTTAGGGACTAgacttcattggtatagggtTCACTCCTAGGTGAACAAATTCCCTCTGCCAATACAGCTCAGCACCTggtcttagagttgcctagaCCAGTCTGTgtgaaactaaaatagaaatgggggctcCCAAACACACATAAGGATCCTGGAGAGTCACTCAGTGattcagaaaaaacaaatattaatattatccatgttttattataattttatttattttgttaaatatttctcaattacagtTTAATCTGGTGCAGAGACACTCGGGAATGTAGTGGGTGGCTCCGGGTGTCATGTTTGACATctttggcccagggtcacacagccagtatatgtcagaaatggatttgaactcaggtcttcctggctctcagGCAGTCTAATCCCCTTCTAGAGATGAGTGGGGATGGATTTCTGGATCTGACGTCTTCCTAGAGAACCCAAACCCAGGGGACTAAATGACTAAGGTCACAGTCCACTTTATCCCTGCCCAGGAGCCTTAGTCCCAAATCCTGGCTCCTTCTGGCTGGGAGGAGAGGGCGTCCTGGGTCCCCTGGCCTATGGGCCGGCAGGGGAGGAGTTAACTCCGGAGGTGCCGGCTCGACTCACTGTacctgctgctgccgccgctgccggtgggagggagaaagggagggacgAGGAGAGAGGGAGCCGGCTGGGCGGCGGGAGCGCTCCAGTCTGGGCCCGCGCTACAGCCCGGAGCAGCACGGGAGGGCTCCGGGAGGAGTGGGCAGACAGCGAGGGGGGCACGTACGCCAGGGGGCGCGCCAGTCCGAGGGGGTGAGCTGCCAGCATAGGGGTAGCTTCACCTCTGGAATTAGGGCTGCAAAGAAGAGGGGGTGCAAGCCAGTCCAACGCACATCTGGAAGAAAGCAGGGGGGCCCAAGGGCGGTGGCGCCAGCCGAGAGGCGCGCAGGACGCACATCTGGAACCAAGGAGCGGTCGTGCAGCTGGATCCAGAAAGGAGCTCAGAACGCACAGCTGGGACttaggggtggggtggtgggCTAGCACCTCGAACAGCTGCAAGAGAAGGAGAGGGCGTCCGCACAGCTGGACTAAGGCAGGGGGCGGGGCCCAGCGTAGACAGCTGGAAGTGGGAGGGGCGCTCCCCGCTGGGAGCCGGAGAATGGAACTGTGAGCCTAAAAGAGAGGGGCAGGTGAAGGGGGCAGGGTGGTACCccaagaggaagggggaaggaagatgcAGCTCACTCGCTGCTGCTTCGTGTTCCTGGTGCAGGGCAGCCTTTATCTGGTGAGTAGCTCGAAGGGAGCCGGGCGGAGAGGGCCCTGGGTCCCTAAGGCgtgagggagtgggggaggaacgCGGGAAGCTTCCGAGGACCGAAactttctctcccacccccacctcccaactTCCCGAGGCTGGACGGCGAAAAGAGAAAGAGTCCCGGGGCTGGGGCAAAGAATTGTGCAAGAAAGGGTTAATGGACCCGGAGGGCTGGGTGACACGTCCCTCCCACAGTTATTCCCGGGTGAGGGAGAGGAGTGGGGAATGGAAGGGGGAGGGCTGGAGACAAGTCCTAAAGGGTTATGGGACCCTCTCTAATGGGACGGACCAAAGGTGTTAGCCTGTgggctccctccccccccccccagctgatcTTAGCCCTCCGGGAATAGAGGTACATTGGTGGCGGGGAAAGAACTCGTGGGTTTTATTCTGGATCGAGGGCCGTCACCTCTAGCACTCCCCCCAGGCTCTGGGATCCCCCAGAGCGGAGTCAGATCTGGAGGTCTGGCCCCCAcctccctgcttctctctctccttagctccctcccttcctctccgcctgttgttttcctctcttctctcggCTGCGCGCAACCCAAGCCCCACAGGACCCTGGCAGCCGGCTCCCCGCCCCGGGCTCTCTCGGCAGCTGAGCGGAGCTCCCTGATTCCCTGTTCCCTTTTCCCTGCTTTCCGCCCATCGCCACGGAAACCggtccccctccccaaactcctGGGCTTCTCCCCCCAATCGCCACTTCTGTGTTTCTGACCCAGCCTCCTGGTCAAGCAAAagagagtctctctctctcttacacttGTTCCCCAGCCCCTACCTGACTCACCCCCCTACAATGTCACCTTTTCTTTCCCACTACCTCCACCCCACTCCTTAAATCTTGCGTGAAAGCCAGATGCCCAGATGCACACTTCTGGCCCTGTGCCACATCAACTaatcccacccctcccccaccctacaTAAACCAGCCCTCTCTTCTCAGCCAGCCAGCCACCTGTGGCCTTCATCTCAACTCCACACACCTCCATCCCCAGCTATACACGTCTGGGTCTATGACTCCTAACACTTAGCCTCCCTCCAGGACCCATGTCCTCTCTTCCCTTATCCCGGGGTCGGGGAGTCTCGCCTGGCAGGGGGAgcccagtcaatcaataaacactttttaagtgcccagtatgtgccaggcacagtgctaatgATATGGAGATGCGTACTGGCAGGAAAAAGGAAAGGTATTTCAAAGGGATCAGTAGTGTCCTTCAGAAAGGTAAGGACATCTATCCCTTTATCACTAAATTACCTTTTTATGACTGACTCTTTTCCAAGTTAGAGTCAGGGAGCTGTCCAGCATTTCCCATATGCCATACAGTGGACCTAAGTCAACATCCGGAAACAGGCATGCAAGGCCACAAAAATACCTCTGCACACATACTGTGTTACCTTCAGGTTACTGTGCATGGGCTAGATTCCCTCGGGTTGTCCATATGCTTGGACATCCTTTCCTAACAGcaccctttccctccctctctcagaaAATTGGCATTCTTTAGCTCAGCTTTTGGGAGGtgacttcctctcttctcttctcttctcttctcttctcttctcttctcttctcttctcttctcttctcttctcttctcttctcttctcttctcttctcttctcttctcttctcttctcttctctcctctcctctcctctcctctcctctcctctcctctcctctcctctcctctcctctcctctcctctcctctcctctcctctcctctcctctcctctcctctcctctcctctctctctctctctctccctctctctctctctctctcccccccctctctccccatatACAGATAAATGTACAGATAtagagtgtatatgtatgtgtgtatacacatatgtgtaaatattATAAGTGTATAGATatttataacacacacacatacatatacatcccCAGTCATGGACACCATTCTTTGTGGTTTCATCCATGTCGATATTCCACTGCCTGCCCTTTTTATGTCTGGCCATCAGTTTCCAAGTAGAATCTCCTGATGCAGATTGAATGGTGCTCTCTCAAGCTGGGGGCTGTACTTCTTCTATACTAGTAAGATTTTAAGAGGAAGAGCAGCAAAATTGAaggcatgatgatgatgatgatagtggcAACAACTCACATATActtctttaagatttataaagggcggggcagctaggtggggcagtggatagagcactggccctgaattcagaaggacctgagttcaaatgcggcctcagacacttgatacttactagctgtgtgacgctaagcaagtcacttaaccctcattgccctgaagaaaaaaaaagatttataaaggGCAATAAACCATTGAGCTTGATAATGTAAGCatgattatttctgttttattgatAGAGAAACAGGCTtagaaaaaagttaagtgattagTTTCTGGTCACATAGCTTAGTCAATATCCCAGTTGGAATTCAAACCCtgatctctcctgactccagattcagtgttctttcttgcACAGAGGGGTAGGGAATTGGGGAAGTGAGGAGTGAGAGGAGAACAAGAatcaagcaggggcagctaggtgacccagtggataaagcactggccctggagtcaggaggacctgagttcaaatctggtctcagacacttgacacttactagctgtgtgaccctgggaaagtcacttaaccctcattgccctgcaaaaaaagaaagaatgaaagaaagaaaagaatcaagcAAAGGCAACTTTCAACTCAGGACAGAAGATGGCTCTGCATATGATAGGAGTTTaaggtgggaaggaggagggggtgcTCCTTTgttcaatccatcaacaagcttttattggACTTACTCTtcaccaggtactgtgctaggctacatacaagtacaaagaatgaaacaacccctaCTTTCAAGGCACTTATGATCTAATGAGGGGAAATAACAAATACAAGTAAGATATATACATAGTATAAAAAGCATAGTATATACAAtgcctaaaaacaaaattaatatatgtgaagtagttaaatacaagatagcTTCAGAGGGGGAGGACACTAGCTGTTGGGGAGCTCAGGAAAAGCTTCGTGtagaagatggcacttgagctacatcttcaaggaagagagggactcaTGGAACCAGAGATAACATCAATAATGAGGAAGAGGAGTCAGCAAGAACTTGGCCACCTAGGTTTGGTATGGACAGGACTCTTACCTTTCTCTCCTCCAACTCCCCAGGTCATCTGTGGCCAAGATGACTCCCCCCATGGATCTGATGACCCTGAACATGATGATGCTGAGGGACAACCTCGGTCCCGGGTGCCTCGGAAACGGGGACATCTCTCCCCCAAGACCCGTCAGATTACCAGCTCCACACTCCTTGGGCTGTTGGCTCCACCAGGGGAGTCATGGGGGGATCCAGGACAGCCCCCTGCCCATACCCACCATAATGCCGCATCTCCTGCCAAGCTGAAAAAAATCTTTGGCTGGGGCGACTTCTATTCCAACATCAAGACAGTGGCACTGAATCTACTGGTCACAGGGAAGATTGTGGACCACGGCAATGGTACCTTTAGTGTCCACTTCCAGCATAATGCCACTGGTCAAGGGAATATCTCAGTCAGCCTAGTACCCCCCAGCAAGGCTGTGGAGTTCCATCAAGAGCAGCAGATCTTCATTGAAGCCAAAGCATCCAAGAGTTTCAATTGCCGGGTGGAGTGGGAGAAGGTGGATCGGGGCCGGCGGACCTCCCTCTGCACTCATGACCCTGCCAAAACCTGCTCCCGAGACCACACACAGAGCTCAGCCACCTGGAACTGCTCCAAGCCCTTCAAGGTCATTTGTATCTATATCGCCTTCTACAGCACAGATTATCGGCTAGTCCAGAAGGTGTGCCCAGACTACAACTACCATAGTGATGCCCCCTACTATCCTTCTGGGTGATGCCCTGGGTGGGTAGAGGGGAGGGCTTTCAGGGACCTTCCCTCTTTCCACCAGGGGCTGAAGGGGATTGTACCACCAGAGGAAGAGGAGACCTAGGGGGGATGGGGTAGGAAAGAGACTGGATTTCCAGACAGGAAGGGATAGTGGAAGCAGAATTGTGGGGTATGGTTAAAgtcaaggaagaaggaaaaagaagaaagctttGGAGTGGGAGCTATTGAGTAACCTTAATCATgtgaaaaggagaaggaatgggTTCTAGGTAACTGACCCTCACTGGAGACTATGAGTCGTGGGTAGACATTGAGTTCCAGAGGTCTGGGGAGAACAGGTTAGGGAAGCCTCTGGCAAAGAGCTTGTCAAATATCTCTAGGGATCAAGTGATATAGAGGCACCTAGAACCTTAGTTCCTTGGCCACTGTACTCaagaagagacagacatgaaATGATGGATATCTTCAGAGAAAATAGTTGAAAGGGTTCAAGGAAGTTTGCAGTCAAGAAAAGGGCATTTCCAATAGCCTGAGTGGAAACACTGAAGATGAATTCAGGTCAGAACAAAGACATCCTAGTGGTTGAGAATTGTCAGCATCTAGTCCTTGAAGGCCAGTCGAGTGAAATGGGAGGGATAATCATAAATTGTCAAGGTCTCAGTTAATGGAGCAcatcccccccccaatccctcaTCCTCAAGAGCCACTCTGCCCTGCTAATAAGGATCCTCCCACTCTCAGACATTGTTGAGAGGCATACTCTGTGATTCGATAGGTTTTGCTAGGGTATGGGAAGAGGAAAGTATTCTAACCTCAGCAAAAGATTCTCTGGGCACAGATGGAAAGACATTCAGACATTGTACTGTTAATGATCTCTCCTACTCTGCCCCCCAAGGCCTCCTGAATCCCCTCCTCTTGTATTGGGTATGTATCCCCAAGGGAGCAAGCTGAGGAGGGAAGACACCTGAGTTCCCTCTGCAAACTTTGCTTCTTCCACCCCAGTTGGCTCTACGAGGTTGTCAGTTACTTGGGAAGAAGCAAGGCTGAATGAGACAGAGGGCACCGggtctctgtttcaaatgttcTGTGGTGTctatatttggggggagggggagggttatGGGGGGATGAAAGGGAGGGCAAAGGGATGTCTTGTAAAATTACCTTGAATGTCAACTTCTGTTTGCAGAATCATGTTTTTGGAACAGAGAATAAAGCATTCCCAGGACTTGGGAATCTTAGTTGTCTAAATGGGAAAAATGGCATTTGCTTTACCAACTCCATCCCCACATCCTTTCTTTATCCCTTTATGCCCATCTCAGCATTTCTGGTCTTGGAGACCAGAGCTAAAGAGTTCCTGACCAGTGTTTGATGGTGGCCAGCTGCAGGCTCCAGAATTCCTCCTTCATTCTTCCCATCCTTCCAAGAGTCAGTGTCATGCAGAGAAGGAGAGGAATTACTAAGCAAGGATCACTGAGCTGTTTTGAGGATGTTTGGCATAAGCTACACAATCAATTAGATAGAGAAATCCATGctgttccttcctcctctcctggaAGCTTAGAAAAGCAGTCTTGGAAAGGTCGACGCATGGAAAGAAACCTAGGGTCTGCTCTGAGTTTTTGCCTCTAAattaatgtgtgaccttggacaagttacttcctcttttgggggaaatTTTCCTAATTTCTCCATCTCTTATGTGAGATGATGCTCTAAGGGGTTTCTATATCTGGACATTACATGTTTCTagaaaatctgtgattctaagtGCTTTTGAAATGTAGAAAGTACtattcctcaatttttttttgtattattgttattgtttctgcctgccaccaccaccactcccacaCTCCCCAAAGGAGGCAACTACTGATGATGCCTTATGAAGAGTTAAGAGTCAGTCATAAGAGCTTGTGCCATCAGATTTTCTCTGGAAGATGTATGAAATCAAAGAATGTGTCAACAAAGGAACAGGCGGTGAGGGGCGACCTGGAGGAAGCCAACCACCCAGTACCGCCTGTCAGCGGCAGATGAGAGCGTGGGGTCTGGGAGAGTGTGGTTACTAGGCAACCAGTGCTGCCCATCAGCTTTCTGACCCCTGGCCccaagaagggagaggagaggggtcAACAGGGAAAAGAGAAACTGAAGGGAGCTATCATAAACCCAGTCCAGGCCTTTAACAGGTGTCTAGAGGATTACGATGTCAGGACACCCCAGTCTCCTTCACTATGCTAATATGAGCTGACAACATTATTTTGACTGGTTGGGTGAAAGGAAGAGCACCCTGGCAGTTGGCCAAGCATACTCTCCATTCAGAGGCAACCAGGACATGTTGCCTGTGGACTAGAATCGGAGATGTGGGGTCAGGGGGAGAGAGGGTGGACATGGTCAGTGATAGTAATCCATTTGGTTTTCCCACCCCCACTCTCCCTGAGACCCAACCTGAAAAATGAATTGTACTTTACTTGTTCTCCTTGACCCTCATCTTGCTCCTCAAACCTGCAGAGATCCAGCTGCTGGCAGCAGCTGCACACCCAGGGCCTTGCATGCCCGACAAGTGCTCACCATGCAGGGGGTTGTTGCATTTTAATGACTTCATTTCACACCCCCTGATGCTCTTCCCTCCTGCCCACCCCTCCTTTTCCAACAAGGCCAAAAATgctcattctcagcctgcctcttgtttttccatttcctttgaagGAGTATGGtccagtagaaagagccctggttctggaatcagaggatctgggttcaaatcctgcttctgatcataactgcctgtgtgaccttgggcaagtcacttaattttcctaGGCTtcggtttcctcttctatagAATGAGGTGGTCCAATGGTATCCTCCCAGCttcaagtctatgatcctatttaaCCCACTCATTCAATTTCTTGACcatatttcttcttctccccccctcAATATTGTGTCAATCCTCATTGATTGAAACTGCCTATTCTTCTGCTTCCCTATAGGACATTGGGCCACTCCCTTCAAAGCCCTCTCCCTTAAGGATGCCAGAAAGGAATTTCTACACCTGGAGAAATGAGCAGTGGGAGATACTGTGTCTAACCTCCCTTCCTCTATACTTCAGGCTTTCTAGTCCTGACTTCCTTTTTTGTACTCATGAGAGTGTGTACACTCTCATGGAATGACCTCggttcccacccccaccccccaagtgaAAGTTCCAGGAGCTTTCTTTAGCCTAACCCAAATGTCTATTATCACCCTTCTCTCCCAGTTAGCCTTGCTGGCTTGCCATGCTGCTACATACATGGCCCTGTAGGCTTAGTTACCTGtctttacatatatgtgtctaaGGCTGAGTGCTTTCTTTTGGCTGGGACAGCCAGTGGGAGCTCCCAGGAGGTGGGAAGTTTCTTCTGTCTAGAAGTGGGGACCATGTTCTATATGGCAGAGCCCAGTTCTAAGAGCAAGAACCCCTAGACTGCATATCAGAACATGCATTCATtcaatgaccatttattaagggccttctatgtgcaaggcactgtggacacagagacaaaagcaaaacagtccctaccctcaaagaacttatattctataaggagaaaccacacacacacacacacacacacacacacacacacacacacacacacacagataagccaatacacaatatatacaaagtaatttcaggggtGGGTGTGAAGAAGACCTGGAGTTATAGCTCTGTCCTTCCCTTGCTGGATGACCTCACACAAATAACATcatctctctctgggcctcagtttccccatctgtaactaTGTGAGTCCTTGCTGTCCTACAGGATATTAGGAGGGCTGTATGATGTGAAAGCTCTGTTTGAATGCCAATCACTCTGATGGCTCTTCTTGGTAAGAGTAGAGGGAGAAATGACTGGAGCTAGCTGACTTCCCTCCTTCATTCCATTCTTTCG is part of the Dromiciops gliroides isolate mDroGli1 chromosome 4, mDroGli1.pri, whole genome shotgun sequence genome and encodes:
- the NXPH3 gene encoding neurexophilin-3 → MQLTRCCFVFLVQGSLYLVICGQDDSPHGSDDPEHDDAEGQPRSRVPRKRGHLSPKTRQITSSTLLGLLAPPGESWGDPGQPPAHTHHNAASPAKLKKIFGWGDFYSNIKTVALNLLVTGKIVDHGNGTFSVHFQHNATGQGNISVSLVPPSKAVEFHQEQQIFIEAKASKSFNCRVEWEKVDRGRRTSLCTHDPAKTCSRDHTQSSATWNCSKPFKVICIYIAFYSTDYRLVQKVCPDYNYHSDAPYYPSG